The segment AAAtacaataagaaaaagaaaattattttgtaatattcacaatttttcattaaCAAAACCTAATTTACACACAAAAatccattttttaatttttcttctttgaatATCACatttttttgctttaatttaagaaaatgcAATAAATAAAGGTTGAGAGAAATCTTATAGAAAggtctttatttattttatttttttggacaGTAAAAAAggtctttattttatatttcgagttatcaattttttttaagacgAAGCTGATGGCAACTGCAGACGCATGCCAGTGTGCACTGCACTTTATTTACATTTATGTGTATACATTTACATCTTCGTAACACAAGGCGGACAAAAATTCAAACTAGCAGTTAGAACAGAGGCATGAATGTTGTAAAACCAAATTAACCAATGCTCcagttacaaaataaaataaaatagagagaattggtgaaataaccaaaaaaaaataaaataaagaaactaaCCATTGcctagagagagaaaggaagaaAAATTCACTTATATTTGTAAAAACATACACGTGAACTTCTTGTAAGTTCTTTTAAGGAATAAACTGAATAAAAAGGTTTTAAAGAAGATTTTAGGTATCTCTTTTCTTGTAGTGCTTTTGGTTTAAATGTACTTTGGTTTTGGGTGGTGCCCATGTGCCCATCCTCATCCCCCCAAGTACCATTCCTCCGATGCTTCCTTACCTTAATTATGTATCAACAGATAATAGTTTTTAATAATACTTTTGTTCTACCATCATTTTACTTAACCCTACTACACTGTGGTATCATAAACATACCTATTAATTTAATCCAGAATGTGATACCGAAATCTTAAAAGTGTAGCGATAAAAAAGCATTTGAAATGTTCGCctatttttctcttattttgtattttgaatGATAAAAGTGTGTTTATTCAATGTACGAAAATATTACGGCTggttcacaatttttttttgtttttcttataagCCCTATCGCCTGGTTCACAATTCTTCTGCAAAATACAAATACGGGAGCTGGTGTGCGAAATACAACTTTAATAATGCtcaaaaagaaacacaactccaatattattatttaacctTACAGTGTCAACCCGAGGTATATACTACCGAGACCTTTTTCATCACAATTATATCGAAatcattaatgtttttatttataacaaaacCCATTAAGATGCAACAATAAAGTAATAAACTTTAGTTTACCTGAAAAGAAGAATCTTCTCTCACCCACTACCAAACAAGCATTCATGTCTGAGATCTTGAAGAATGAGTTGGTGGTTTAAGTTCTACTCTGTCTACGTCCCTTTCCCCTGatactttattaaaaattatcttaattttaacTAATTACCTTTTGAATATTCAGTTTAACAGCTTTATGGGCATTTCTAACACCCCTTTATTCCCTAAGTTTTTGAAGGGTTTGCTCTCCAAACAGTCTCTCATCCCCTCAAATTTTAGAGGAGTAAATAgtatatctttaaatttaagGATATATTATTCACCCTCTTAAAACACTATAAATTTTTCACTTTAGTCCCTACAACTATATATGTTTGacaataacataaataactttTTATATCTCATTTTTAGTACTTATTGTtatatttcttaaaattatttaaaattattttattattattttattaacacCTTTTATTATAAggtgttattttatattataatgcataatataatatatattacaatttatattataatatattatatttcttaaaattattttaatttaaattattttattaacacCTTTTATTATAAggtgttattttatattataatgtatattataaaatatattataatatatataaaacataaaaataataatatatataatgttcttataatttacatattttaaagtACTTATTGttatatttcttaaaaataataatatataatgttctttcttttttgtcatCCTTTAGATTCAGTATTGCAAAGTAAACTAATTCAGTATTTcaatatgtttttctttaatccaaacaatcacttttctattttatatggtatataattaaatttaaatgaattaatatatatagtgtactcttaatattgatatatattaaatgatactttctactcataaatatttttgatcatttatatatttttataaacaaaaactttaaatcactgataacaaaattttcattgtgagattaatagttttggtaatttataaaaaaaattaaaaattaaggctatgtttaaaatttagatattaagCTGTCATTATTTATTCAAAGCTTTTACCAAGACATTTTTCGTTCaagcaaattttgaaattaaaatatttatgtattttatatggtatatattttatatttaaactatattaatatatatatatatctatatatatatatataaatataacgcttcatatttattaaatgagatttcttacttatatgatgttgtaatcatttgtatattatcataacaaaaaatatttatatcataatcacaaaaatttgaatgtgggaCTTTTAACAGATTtggtaatttatagtcgtttaaaaaaatcaaaatataacatataaaaaaaacctaaattttattatatggttaatgtagttgtttaatttattttattaatttaagattaaacaaatatggtagagaatatactaatttttatcaaatctttatttttctaaatcattaattttcatatatatatatatataatttagctAAGTTAGagaattatataagtaaaaagcttattatatactCCATTCGTTCCCGAAAGtaagattttttagatttttttcttgttctacaaagatagattttctatattgttaacgtacttttttatacttttgagGAACATCAATtgagaatatttgaattgattaaatttcattggTGGAATTTATTAGAAAgagtataataaagtaaaaaataaattaaaattataaatatttattaaattcttaataagcatgaatactctagaaaatcttactttcaGGAACAGAAgaaatatttagatggaccaacatatttctttaaggattctaagactcgttgtggtgatgacacatgACTAAATTTCTTTAAATTTCTTTGACAATAATTATATAGCAACAAATCTATAGTTAcaattattaacaaaaaaaatatcaccaCATATTACACATATGTGTCATCATCACAATGAGTCTTAAAATCCTATAGCaacaaatttatagttaaaaataaatttctttaaatttatagttataaCAAATCTATAGTTACAACAAATCTATAGTTAATAGGAAAAAACCTATAAGGATTCTAAGACTCATTCTTTAAATTTCTTTGACAATAATTATATAGCAACAAATCTATAGTTACaattattgacaaaaaatattcatagttacaattaagaaaaaaaaaccttaaattataaagtaaaaattatAATCTATAGTTTCACTCTCATCAATCAAAGTGATTGGTTGAGTTGTATACACtttctttagttttaatttCTTATCTACAATctttaaaaatatcaattatgCTTTAAGTCAATTTCTAAAACTAcaacaaaatgaataaaaataccAATCATGCTGTACTTATGTAGGAAAAATATACAGCCACATTAGATACATTTACAacaaaaattatacaaaaaaaagtacacaccacaaaattttaaactatatctCAACCAATCACCTCAATGAATCCACAAGTTAGACAAGCTTTccttaatttatgtatataataaatgaatttttGCTACCGACTAATTTACGTTCCCCTAATTTACTGCATTTtagtcataaaataaaattaatggaTAGCCAAATCGGCCATAATTGGTTTGATTTCTTCCCAAATTATGCTAACTTGTTTCCTAAACAATAACGATATCGTCGTTGAAACAACTTTTTTGAGTAAGAATTCTTACACAGagttggtttaaaattaaaagccACCATCTGTCGTTCGACTCTTTATATATGGTAAACCCGTCATCTTCGCTCTTGCTCTTGCTCTCTCATAGCCTAGCCTGCCCTTTAGGTGCCTATATAAACAATGCCACACACACTCATTGAGTCCCAAACCAAAGGCCCTTAactatctctctttctctctatctaTCTCTTGTTCTGTACGAAAACAGAgaacaatatatttaaaaaaaaagaaaaaaaaaagaaaaaggagagaAGATGGGTATAATGATGGTGATGTTTGGTCTTCTTTTGATCATTGTATGCATCTGCTCTGCTCTTCTCCGATGGAATCAGATGCGTTATTCCAAGAAAGGTCTCCCTCCTGGAACCATGGGCTGGCCAGTTTTTGGTGAAACCACCGAGTTTCTCAAACAAGGACCAGATTTCATGAAGAACCAAAGACTCAGGTACAAAGAAGTTTTTCCAGAAAAAAATTCCCCATACTACaatctaaaaaaaatcattttatctattttattttagttttttcttctaaaataaatatattaaacgtttttttttgtcttgatGATGATTTTGGATCATATAAGATATGGGAGTTTCTTCAAATCTCACATTCTTGGTTGCCCAACAATAGTCTCAATGGACGCAGAGCTCAATAGATACATTCTAATGAGCGAGTCGAAAGGATTAGTCGCTGGGTACCCACAATCCATGCTCGATATTCTAGGGACATGCAACATCGCTGCTGTTCACGGCCCGAGCCACAAGCTCATGAGAGGCTCATTGCTCTCTCTAATAAGCCCAGCCATGTTGAAAGATCATCTCTTGCCTAAGATTGATGAGTTCATGAGAAGCTATCTTTGTGGTTGGGATGAGCTCGAGACCGTTGATATCCAAGAAAAGACCAAACATGTACGTTTTTGCCTTTCTTTCTcctttctttgtttttaaacATTGAATCTGCATCTCTGGCCTGTTTCTGTATTGTGGATTTAATGTTTTCATTGTCagataagtttataatttttgatatattatatttttcacaCTTTAAAgagattattataatatatttatatgtccATGTTTAGTGTATTATTAGTTCATGTTTGGTGCCTGCAGGGGTAGAATCGAAATTGTCAATCTGTTAATGCCTGGatcttttttttcctctttttagtgaaaatattatgtttacttatattcgttattgttgttgttgttgttgttgttatgcaGATGGCATTTTTATCATCATTGTTACAAGTAGCAGAGACTTTGAAAAAAACAGAGGTTGAAGAATATAGAACAGAGTTCTTCAAGCTTGTTGTCGGAACTCTTTCGGTCCCAATCGATCTCCCAGGAACGAATTATCGCTATGGAGTCCAAGTAAATACTCGAATAATGACATCTACAAACATAAAagatgaaaaaatgaaaaatttctaACGATTTTTTTGGTTGCTTTTCAGGCAAGAAACAATATCGATAGGTTATTGACAGCACTTATGCAAGAACGAAGAGGGTTAGGAGAAACATTCACAGACATGTTGGGTTACTTGATGAAGAAGGAAGATAACAAATACTTGTTAACTGATAAGGAGATTAGAGATCAAGTAGTAACGATTCTGTATTCGGGTTATGAGACTGTCTCTACAACTTCCATGATGGCACTTAAGTATCTCCATGATCACCCTAAAGCTCTTGAAGAAATGAGAGTATGTTCTTAAGAAACACTATACCCGATTGTAGGTTTCTAGGTTTTGACCCGGTTGGTTATTGATTCTTTGTTTTGAATTGCAGAGAGAACATTTGGCTATTAGAGACCGAAAACGACCTGACGAACCACTCAATCTCGACGATATTAAATCGATGAAATTCACTCGAGCTGTAAGCATCTTTTCCAAcacaaattaaattattaatatttatagttCTTGATATTGACATTgtgatttaatattattttggaCCATTTCTAACAGGTGATCTTTGAGACATCAAGATTGGCAACGATTGTCAATGGTGTCCTAAGGAAAACTACTCACGACTTGGAACTCAACGGTAAGAGTATAATGATTTCGATTGTTAAAACTTCATGaattttatcattattttttttttttggtgtctTTGTGGACCTTATATTACATcaattatttacaaatataaatcAACCAATCCAGCAAAGCAATCATCTCCCTGTGACCCTCCATGGTGttatttcaattattttgaCAGAGGAGAAAATCAACCTTTACGatcttaataaaaattattctatATGTATTAATaggtattttataataattacaGGGTATTTAATCCCAAAGGGTTGGAGAATTTATGTATACACAAGAGAGATCAACTATGATACATCTCTATATGAAGATCCAATGATCTTTAACCCATGGAGATGGATGGTAAGTATTTGCAATACTCAGTTTTTTTGTGCTCTAGTATTTTGTTCTTTGAAAACTTTTGGCTCACATAGAGAGTTTCTTTGGATTTTTAAATATGCAGGAAAAGAGCTTGGAAACAAAGAGCTATTTCTTACTCTTTGGAGGTGGAGCAAGACTTTGCCCTGGAAAGGAACTAGGAATCTCTGAAGTTTCCAGCTTCATTCACTACTTTGTTACAAGATACAAGTATATTCTTCACCCATGTTTGTTTAGTGTGcaaatatatgattttgttgttgttgtgattgaTGATTTGAGACCTTAATATTTGGATTTGAATTTTTGTGCAGATGGGAGGAGAAAAGAGGAGAGAAGCTAGTGGTGTTTCCAAGAGTTTCTGCACCAAAAGGATACCATGTTAGGGTTTCACCTTACTGACTTTGTTTTGTCCTAATATTGAAATTATGTTATAATCAATTAACGGTCTTTTGTTAGGGTTACTTAACCTATTTTATCTCTCGAGTTCTTAGAGAAGTTGGATAATGTACAGAGAGGAATAtagaagccaaaaaaaaaaataagtattaAAATGTTGAGCTGTCTTTTAACTTGTAAAGTTGTACTTGTACACATAATTTTTACATTGCATAATTATTGTCTGGATAATGACCGTTTTAATTCCAGTTACAATAGTTTTCCTTTCACTTGGATGATGCTCAACAAGTGTTTTCGCGAATCTGAAAATCACAAAAGTAGAAGTAACATAGATCATAATTACTAATTAGGAcacccctccccccccccccccccccccccccccccaaaaaaaagaaaataatcttTTCACAATAAGATACATAATTAATTACATCATTTGTGAAATGATTTCTGATTAGATAATTGGTCGTGATTTGATGGGCTTGATAAGCCCATTATACATTATAGCCCATAGTGTTGACCAAATTTTAAGAcgaatatttataagaaaagcACAACCCAATAAAGCACTTTCAAATTATTATGAGTTAATGACGTTAGGTAGCCGAACTCAAGATTTTAGCCATTCTACTAATTAAGTTTTACACCAAAGGCTCCATTCCTACTATGAAAAAACATGGAACTCTCTGAAACTAACGCGGAGGGAGTCGAACCTCGAACGAGTCAAGTGATCATTAAGTATTATTTTGTCAAATCTCACAGATGCATCTCGTGTATATGCCAGAAtagctaatattttttttttaatatcagaaaTGAATTTAGTTTCTTACGTCATTAGAGATATTTTCTTTGATGCTTATCGAATATTAAATTAAGTATAAGCTTCATGAAAATCTTCCAAAttggagtatatatatatatagtttatcaAAGGAATATCCAAAACCACAATTAGGATTATAAAAGAACTAATTACAATTCATAACTCTGATGATAATTTAACTTGTAATGAAACATCATCTTCTAAATTTCGTGAACAAGGGAAGTTGCCATCTCCAAGGTACAAAGATTTTTTAATCTAATTTTAAAGTTCAaatcttgattttttaaaagGTTGAATCGGCTTAACCAATTCAAGAAAACCCTAACATTACCATAAATGTTGTTACGGATAGCCGAAAGGCCACATGGATACAAGGTGAGTCATCGATGTTTTATTGTATGCAAGGCATTTTCTGATTTTACTATTGCCCGAAATAGAATACACTTCAATAGGCCtattattttaagcataatataaatattttaatttatcaataaACTATTTAAGAATTATCTCTTAAAGCATGCTTgcctttttcattattttatttcacaGGTGTTGAGGTTCAACTGGCTGATATTTTCGAGAAAAAAAGAACCCactagtatttttttataatatatagttatatactttCCCCAAGAACTGAATCCAAAACTCAGTTATGCTTATGCGATGATGTCTAAAAAGCTTTTCAAGTGTCAAAAGATAAAACATTGTTGTTCAAGAATAATTGTTAGTGGTGACGAATAAATTTATTGTACGGATCTATGTATGGATTTGGTAATATGGTACTTGTAAAATCCTAATTGGGTAAGAAAAATAATGAGCTGGTTCTCATTATGTATCAACACATGTTTGAAGGATAGTGGCTTACCAAGATTGTTTCTGTGATTGTGGAACTCAAGTTAAaacttatataataaataaggCTAATAATAGTCCATAAACTCACATATGACATGATTAACTATAGGGTCTTTAACTAAAGTAAATGaaaattatgaaataaaaaataaataactaaacacCCATAAACAGTAAGAGGTGGCTGTTACTAAGCATATATAGATAcacataatacatatatatatacacgcaCATGTTCAACCACAAACATGAACATAATAGAGCAAATCACAGAGTCTTACATGCACACATATAGACATAAGTTGTAGTATACTGGCTTGCGTGTGAAATTGTTTCTGAGGATCGAAGAGATATGCTTTATTGGGGAGTTGATCAAGTCCATCACCCAAACCATGATCAGGATCCTTAtaaacaacagcaacaacaaggATGTAGAAAGGGACCATGGACACCTGAAGAAGACAAGCTTCTCGGTGAGTATGTTTCTTCGAATGGGGAAGGAAGATGGAGCACTGTTGCTAAGTCTGCAggtaaaatattttgattttctcATTGCTACATATATATTAGCTTCTATATATACATAGTATGTACATGTTTCTCATCTGATTTCCATCGGTTCTATAGCTTGTGTAGACATATTAAGAAGCAAATCTTTTtcccaaaaaagaagaagcaaatctAGACTGTTTTACTCCATTGACATAGATCTTCTTTCTTATCAAATAGTAGTTTCTTTGGTAGATTTAATCAACAATTACATAGAAGTAATCCAATTAGTTAGTATACATATGCTTTAATGACGATCAATAAAAGACAAGTGGAAAGATCATATATGATACTATGGTTCTAGTTGACTTAATGAAGAGTTTGATAATACATTTCATTCTTGTTTTCTTTCGTCTTTAGATATATATAAGCAAGTCTTACACTTTTCATGGTTAGAAATGGGACAGTGTCATGGTGGAATACgcttttagtgtttttttttttgaaaatcgaaaactgATTCTTATTATTCCTTATATTGGGGGAGTTGACTTCGATCAGTTAGGCATTCTTTTAACAGATATTACCTTTTTATTCGAACAATTTGGTCGAGATAATGTAAAATAGAATATATTCATATACACTCATGTTATATAGATAAAGatcatcaagtttttttttgttttgttaaaaggCTTATAAAGATCATCAAGTTGCCATATATTTGTACACATTCATGTTTTGTCAAGCCCATTCTTAGTGCTCttttcaatatttgttgtttatgTCTTGGAACTGAAAATCAGGGTTGAATAGAAGTAGCAAGAGCTGTAGACTAAGGTGGGTGAACTACTTGAGGCCAGGGCTTAAGAGAGGTCAAATTACTCCTCAAGAAGAAGGAATCATCCTTGAACTTCATTCCCTATGGGGTAACAAGTAAGctcctttcttcttttgtttttgttgaaaaCGCTCATTAAATGCCAAACTCTAGGAGCATCTGCATCGCGGGTCTCTAAAGGGAGGGCCCCACAATTTTGCAAAAAACGGTATACAAAGTGTGCACAATAAGAAATGTGTGTTGTGTGTTTTTTGTACTGTTTAGGGGTCCACCAAAACATGACAGTCTGCGATTggtgtattttttatttatttttattttttttaatcaggaaaaaaaataagagactTTAGCGATGTAGATGCTCTAAACGGATACCAACATAGTACATACTAGTTATCTGACAGCATGATTGGTATATACACAAATAGTTTTTACTCATAATATGCATGAGTCACTATTGCATGGTATTTTACGTTAACTTTATGTACGGATTCAAACACTTCATGGAAATGCATTTTAATATaatcttaacaaaaaaaaatataggtgGTCTACAATCGCAAGATATTTACCAGGACGAACTGATAACGAAATCAAGAACTATTGGAGAACACattacaagaaaaaagaaaaatctttttCAAAGCAAGAAAAACTCAGAAGATCCCGGAAACAATTTGATCTAAAACCACAACCGCAACTGCAGAATCAACAGTCTAAGCTGGTGTCTGAAGACCACATAAATCTCGACAACAAACAAAATATAGCTACATATTTCTCTTACCCGACTAGTGTCTACAATGACAAATTTCATATGCCTCAAAACGTTGCAGCAACCTCAAGCGACCACTCCATGATTGATGAAGGTAACTTCTGGTGCAGCTTGTGGAGTCTAGAAGACGATGATCCACATGGTGGCTCAGAACAGAGAACAACTACTAGTATTGCTGAGAAGTTTAACGGCGGCGGAAATGAGGCTCCGTCGTGTGGATCATGGGATTATAGttataatgaattttataatggaggctatattttttaattatgtaagGAGATATACAGACAGATCTGTCTTCATAATCTACGGATATCTTCGTAATCGTGTAGTTTAACCTTTTTAACGATGGATGTAACATATTTCCTGAAGTTTAAAATTGATTTCTTGACTATAGTATAAAATGTGGCAGAATATATGTTTATAAGAAATACAGtataatagaatttttaaaatacaatagtTTGATgaactaatataaaatatatatattattaataagaTTATTTATATCTTTACTATTATTTGCAAATTGGTTTTTCGCAAAAGTTAGACAAGTTAAAATCATTGTTACCTTTAAACaattaatcataaatatttaattaaaatcaaaattaagaaaaaataaataaataaataaatacatgttttaagaaaaaaaaatattttcctagCTTTTTTCTTTGTTGATGCGATCGTTAAATATGATATCTTAATGGTTTATTTTACAAACTTATTAACTTATATTCTTTTTTAACGGCATAAATTTATATTctcaatttattaaaaattaggatCAATCTACATTTTTCAGTTTACTCTTTtccatatattttaatattatagatCAGGATGTTTGTGTTAATCCATGACACATCTAAATAttctatatattatgtaaacTTTTATAATGTCATGTAcacttttataatttatttaaacattTGGGTTTCAAAAAAAACTACCCCATGCTTATAGTACTTGTAGTATATACTAATACACTCATTTAGTTTGGGTTTTGAATTGCTTTACATATACTGATATACATAAGGAAGTGATAGATGTTATATTTCGTATATAAAGATGTTATATATTAGTGTTTCCAGATTTATTTTACCTAGTTAAAAGTATTTAAACATTTGatctttaatttattattaaaaatgttaaatgtaTGAACATTTCTAAATTAAATTTAGGAAATAAAAAGTATTTATGTTATGATAAAAAGgtttgatatataaattttgattttcagttttttacTAAATACTTTGAACctataaaaaataattcattGGTGAActttaataaaaatatctatttgtaaatatttgtaaaattattatgCCCGGGGTAAAATATCTACTATGTTATTTGAAAAGTTAGTCACAAATCATTTTCACATTTAAGGATTTGGTTGTAACAATTTCCAATCCCATGCAAAGAGAAATTAAAACGGACTAAATTATAAATAACCATAAGCTAAAAg is part of the Brassica rapa cultivar Chiifu-401-42 chromosome A09, CAAS_Brap_v3.01, whole genome shotgun sequence genome and harbors:
- the LOC103837221 gene encoding myb-related protein 305, whose product is MLYWGVDQVHHPNHDQDPYKQQQQQGCRKGPWTPEEDKLLGEYVSSNGEGRWSTVAKSAGLNRSSKSCRLRWVNYLRPGLKRGQITPQEEGIILELHSLWGNKWSTIARYLPGRTDNEIKNYWRTHYKKKEKSFSKQEKLRRSRKQFDLKPQPQLQNQQSKLVSEDHINLDNKQNIATYFSYPTSVYNDKFHMPQNVAATSSDHSMIDEGNFWCSLWSLEDDDPHGGSEQRTTTSIAEKFNGGGNEAPSCGSWDYSYNEFYNGGYIF
- the LOC103837220 gene encoding cytochrome P450 85A2, which produces MGIMMVMFGLLLIIVCICSALLRWNQMRYSKKGLPPGTMGWPVFGETTEFLKQGPDFMKNQRLRYGSFFKSHILGCPTIVSMDAELNRYILMSESKGLVAGYPQSMLDILGTCNIAAVHGPSHKLMRGSLLSLISPAMLKDHLLPKIDEFMRSYLCGWDELETVDIQEKTKHMAFLSSLLQVAETLKKTEVEEYRTEFFKLVVGTLSVPIDLPGTNYRYGVQARNNIDRLLTALMQERRGLGETFTDMLGYLMKKEDNKYLLTDKEIRDQVVTILYSGYETVSTTSMMALKYLHDHPKALEEMRREHLAIRDRKRPDEPLNLDDIKSMKFTRAVIFETSRLATIVNGVLRKTTHDLELNGYLIPKGWRIYVYTREINYDTSLYEDPMIFNPWRWMEKSLETKSYFLLFGGGARLCPGKELGISEVSSFIHYFVTRYKWEEKRGEKLVVFPRVSAPKGYHVRVSPY